The DNA sequence AGGTCGATATAAAATTCTTTTTTCTATCTATTTTCTGACATAAAAAATCGACCACAAACTTTAAGCTATAACATAGCCTAAAATTAATGATCGATATAGACACCTTTATATTATCTGTTAACCTTTAACACCATCTGTACACGTGAAAAGTTGACAGAATTGAATAATCTAAAAACTTAGAGAGAGTAAAAATCTTATCCATAAGCACGTACTATTACAATCTGTCAATCAGAGAAACTTAAAAAGCAAAACACCTAAAAGTGGTCTGCTCCTTAATATCCACTCAACTAAGCTAACTCTTTTTCAACGACTTCTAATAAACGACTCACGTAGCTTTCACATAATTTTTCTGTTTGTGCTTCGACCATGACACGAACGAGTGGTTCTGTTCCAGATGGACGAACTAAGACTCGACCTTTACCGTTCATTTCGGCTTCAATGTTTACGATTTCTTCTAAAATCTTAACATTCGTCATCATGGCCATTTTATCTTCTACACGTAAGTTTTTCAGTAATTGAGGGTACTTCGGCATTTCTTTTGCAAGCTCAGCTAATGATTGCCCTTTTTCAACCACGATGTTTGCTAATTGCACGGCACTTAACATTCCATCTCCTGTTGTTCCATGATCTGTTATGAGTAGATCAATATTTTACATTCTACACATCATGATTAAACACTTCATTCCTTTTAAATGAAGACTAACTATAGAATCCGTAACATTTTTGTTCCAAAAATGACGGATACTAACATAAGAAGATTAAGTGTCCTGATTGTTCTCCACCAAAGTTACACCACATGGGTGTCAAGTTGTTCTAATTTTCATCTAGTGAAAATAGAACAACTATGATAGCCATTACCTAACATTTCTTCTGTTTTAAATAATGTTTGGATTTTTATATAATCTTCATCAGAAATAAACACTATCTCTTCTGTTAACTAAACCAACTATAGTCGCAGTAAAATTTTCGTTCCACAAAAATTACGGCGACTAACATAACACATAACGGTCTCCAACTTTTGTTTGAACACTCTGTAATCCATGCGCTTCAACAGCATTGTAGCACCGCAAGGGTATCAAGTTATTCTAGCTTTCATAAAACGAAAGTAGAATAGCTATGAAATCCTAAGTTACTCATCACGGTTGAAACAACTGTTCCATGATTCAATAACCCTTTTTCATTTAAGTAACGCCCGACAATGAACATGATGTAATCTCCATCGATGATGGCTCCTGTATGATCAACCGCAATTAAACGGTCAGCATCGCCATCAAAAGCGCACCACAAGGGCATCAAGTTGTTCTAGCCTTCATACAGTAAAGGCAGAACAGCTATGAAATCCTAAATGCGCTTCCTGCTTCACAACTTCCGTAGCTAACATTTCTGGATGAGTTGATCCACATGATTCATTAATATTAACTCCATCTGGTTGATGATAAATACTAACGACTTCTGCGCCTAAGTCTTTAAATAGCTGAGGAGCTAATGTGGAACTTGCACCGAAAGGCACTAAGTTATTCTAGACACTCTCTTTGTTCGTGTAGAATAGCTATTGCCCCATTGGCACAATCTAAGACAACTTTTAATCCTGTTAATTTGTTAGAAATCGTCGTTTCTAAATGTTCAACGTATTCTTTAGCACCTAGATGATAGTCTTCGACACGACCGATTTCGCCTCCAACTGGGCGTGGTAATTCATCCATCACATCCAGTAAAGCTTCAATTTCTTCTTCCTGGGCATCACTTAATTTATACCCATTATGACTAAAGATTTTGATTCCGTTATCTTGCACAGGGTTATGTGAGGCAGAAATCATGATTCCAGCTTGAACATCTAAGTTTTTCGTTAAATAAGCCACTCCCGGTGTTGTAATGACACCAAGTTTTAACACATCAACTCCTGATGAAATCAGACCAGCCATTAAGGCCGACTCTAACATTTCACCTGAAATACGAGTATCTCGCCCAATCAATACTTTCGGACGTTCACATAAACTTTTTAATTGATACCCTAAAATACGTCCTAACTTTAAAGTGAATTCAGGTGTTAACTCTGTATTGGCAACACCACGAACTCCATCTGTTCCAAAATATTTTCCCATATCTTTATCCTCTATCCTTTTAATCTATCTAATTCTACTATTCCACCGTCACTGACTTCGCTAAGTTACGTGGTTTATCGATATCGAATCCACGATGTAACGCTGCATAGTAAGAAATTAATTGAGTTGGAACTACTGTTACTAATGGTGTTAATAATGGATGAACATCATCAATCACAATTTGATCCGTTTCAGAACTTAATGAACGTAATGAAATAATCACAGTATTAGCTCCACGCGCTTTAACTTCTTTTACATTTGAACGTGTATTTAAATTCACTGATTCTTGAGAAACAATCGCAATCACTGGTGTTCCTTTTTCAATTAAGGCAATCGTTCCATGCTTTAACTCACCAGCTGCGAATCCTTCTGTTTGAATATAAGAAATTTCTTTTAATTTTAACGCCGCTTCTAAGGCCACATAGTAATCCACATGGCGCCCGATATAGAAACAGTTACGTTGTGTTAAATAATCTTTCGCAATGGCATCGTATTGCTCTTTATGGTCTGTAATACTTTCCATCACATTAGCAACGATCGCTAATTCACGAGATAAATCTAAATCTGTTTTTCCAGCCACTTTAGCTGCTAAAACGGCTTGAACCGCAACTTGAGCTGTGTAAGCTTTTGTTGAAGCTACTGCAATCTCAGGTCCTGCATATAATAATAACGTGTGATCCGCTTCACGAGATAACGTTAAACCTGGTACGTTTGTAATCGTTAATGATGGATATCCTAATTGTTTAATTTTAACTAATACGGCACGGCTATCTGCGGTTTCTCCTGATTGAGAAATGAAGATGAATAATGGTTTTTTACTAATCACTGGTGTATTATAAACGAACTCTGATGAAATGTGAACTTCAGTTGGAATTCCAGCTAATTGTTCAAACATTTGCTTTCCAACGAATCCAGCATGCATACTCGTTCCTGCTGCAATGATATATAAACGATCCGCTTCCTTCACGGCCTTCACGATTTCTTGATCAATTTTAATGTCCCCATCTTCGAAGTGTTTATAGTATTCTAATAATTAACAGGGATGCATTTGAAAAGTTAACATCTCTTTTGTAAAATTATCCATATCAACTAGAGATATGGAGGAGATAGGAGTGCTAACTTTGGAGAAGAAAGAAAAAATGATTCGTTTATATCTAAAAGGTCTATCTTATACCGACATTGCTAAAGAGATAGGAATGACTCGACAAACGGTTAGTAAATATATTAAGCAATATGAGAAGGATCAACAAGAATTAGAATTAGCTACGACCGCTGAAGAAAAAGAACAGATTATTATCCGTTCATCTGCTAAGCCTAAGTACGATAGTAGTAAACGTCAACGTATTAAATTAACACCTGATGTTGAGTCAATGATTGATTCTTGCTTAGAAGAAAATAAACAAAAGATTCAACAGGGGAAACGGAAACTCATCATGAAAAATACAGATATTTATGAATGGCTGATTTCGAAAAATATTGATATTAGCTATCGTTCAGTTTGTGCTTATGTTTCTAAACAAGCCCAACGTTCAAAAGAGGCATTTATTAGGCAAGTTTATGAGCCTGGACAAGTGGCTGAATTTGATTGGGGAGATGTTACTCTTTATATTGAGGAATTGGGTGCTGAGCGACGATTTAAAATTGGAGTGTTTGACTTAAAATATAGTGATAAGAGATTTGCTTACCTTTATTCACATGAAAATACGGAAGCTTTTCTTGATATTCACACTCGCTTCTTTGAAGAAATCAAAGGGGTTCCGACTGAAATCGTCTATGACAATGCACGTGTTCAAGTGAAACATCTAGCTGGTAGAGAAAAACAACCCACTGAGGTGGTTAAAAAATTAATGAATTATTACGGTTATATTCCCCGATACACCAATCCTTACAGTGGTCATGAAAAAGGTCATGTGGAGCGTTCTGTTGAATTAATTCGACGAAAAGCTTATAGTAAGTCTCACCATTTCAAAACAATTGCAGATGCTGTTACTGCACTTTTAGAAGCAACTCACCGTGAAAATCAAAAAATAAAACAACGAACGAACCAATCTGCAGAAACTGTATTTGCACAAGAACAGAAGAATTTACTTCCATATAGGTTACCCTTGGATACTTATTTAACCTCTACCTATAAAGTGAATAAATATAGTTTTATTCATGTCGATTCCAATTTTTATTCTGTTCCGGATTACTTAGTAGGAAAAGAGGTGACTGTCCGTAAAAACATTAACCAGATTAAAGTTTATTTCGATGATCGATTTTTATTTAAGGCTAACCGATTAATCGGACGTCACCAATATCATATAGATATTCATCACTATTTAGCGACATTAAAAAAGAAGCCCGGGGCAATTGCGCATAGCTTGGCTCTCAAACAAGCTACTCCCTGGCTTCAAAACATATTCCAAACTTATTATAACACAAATCCACGAGACTTTATCTATCTATTAACAATAATTGAGCAGAACTCTCTTGAAACGGTTCAGTTTGCGATTGAATCTTTAAAACGACAAGGGTTACCGATTCAAAATCATCACATCATCAATTACTTATTGAATTTAAACCCTAGTCAGTTCAATACCAAAGATTTAATTGAAGCCCCTATTGAACAAGCTTGTTATCATCAATTATCTGAAATTAGTTCAATGTATAGTCAAGGAGAAAACTCATGGATCAATTAATTAAAACTTACACCAAACATTTACGCTTACCTTATATTCATCAAAATTTGTCTTTTCATTTAGAACAAGCTCGGTTAGAAAATCAATCCTATGAAGAGTTCTTACTGAATCTTTTTCAATATGAGGTTGAACTTAGACAACAGAATGGGGTTAATACGCGTATAAGAGCTGCTAAATTTCCATATCTAAAACATTTAGAGGAATTAGAGGTCGCTGCTTTACCATTAGAGGCTCAAAAACATTATCAAACATTAAAAAGCTTAGAATTTATTGAAAAGAAACAAAATGTCATACTAGCAGGTAACCCTGGAACTGGTAAAAGTCATACGGTCATTGGACTTGGAATTAAAGCCTGTCAAGCTGGATATCATGTGTATTTTGCGCATGTTCCGACTTTAATTATTGAGTTAAAAGAAGCAAAAAATGAACGTGTCCTACAACGTTTAAAAAAGAAGTTTGATAAATATCATCTCGTTATTTTAGATGAGCTTGGTTATATCTCGTTTGATAAAGAAGGCGCAGAGCTGCTCTTTAACTTTATCTCTACTCGATGTGAAAAAGCATCAACAATGTTTACGACTAACTTGCCCTTTTCAAGATGGAATGAAATCTTCCATGATCCGATTATCACAGCGGCCATGGTTGATCGCATTACCCATCAATCTTATGTGATTAACATGAATGGAACAAGCTATCGTCTACAACAATCAAAAAAATTCTTAGAAAATCATGAAAGTTAAAAATTAAATTTCAATTAAGTTAACTTTTCACTTGCAATATACACGAAGTATTGCTCCACGATACGACGAATCACGTAAGGTTGCTCATCAATTTCTTTTAACATGTAGTGAGGATATGTTCCCTTTTCGATATCAGAAGCATCTAACTCAGCTGTGAATGGATCACGTTTAACTGTCACTCCTAATAAGTTATAGATCGTTACCCCTTCACGTGTTAACTTAATGAACTCTTCATCTTCGATTTCAACGAATTGATTGGTACATTGTAACATGGCCATCGCATCAGATCCAATCATATTGAACCCGTCACCTAAACCAATTAACATGGGTGATTTATTTTTAGCTGCATATAGCACTTCAGGATTATTAGCATCAATAACTCCCAATGCATAAGAACCGTGTAATAAACTCATCACATGACGAATCGCTAATTCCACATCTTCTTTTTCTGTTTTAAGAAACAAACTAACACTGTGATTCTATATCAAATTGTAAACAAAAAAACGTTATTAATTTATATAGACTATAGACTCAGTAAAATTTTCTATCGAAAATTACTGAGTCTAACATAACACAAAGTGCTCAATTAATGCTGCAATAACTTCTGTA is a window from the Turicibacter bilis genome containing:
- a CDS encoding isomerizing glutamine--fructose-6-phosphate transaminase produces the protein MKAVKEADRLYIIAAGTSMHAGFVGKQMFEQLAGIPTEVHISSEFVYNTPVISKKPLFIFISQSGETADSRAVLVKIKQLGYPSLTITNVPGLTLSREADHTLLLYAGPEIAVASTKAYTAQVAVQAVLAAKVAGKTDLDLSRELAIVANVMESITDHKEQYDAIAKDYLTQRNCFYIGRHVDYYVALEAALKLKEISYIQTEGFAAGELKHGTIALIEKGTPVIAIVSQESVNLNTRSNVKEVKARGANTVIISLRSLSSETDQIVIDDVHPLLTPLVTVVPTQLISYYAALHRGFDIDKPRNLAKSVTVE
- the istA gene encoding IS21 family transposase translates to MEEIGVLTLEKKEKMIRLYLKGLSYTDIAKEIGMTRQTVSKYIKQYEKDQQELELATTAEEKEQIIIRSSAKPKYDSSKRQRIKLTPDVESMIDSCLEENKQKIQQGKRKLIMKNTDIYEWLISKNIDISYRSVCAYVSKQAQRSKEAFIRQVYEPGQVAEFDWGDVTLYIEELGAERRFKIGVFDLKYSDKRFAYLYSHENTEAFLDIHTRFFEEIKGVPTEIVYDNARVQVKHLAGREKQPTEVVKKLMNYYGYIPRYTNPYSGHEKGHVERSVELIRRKAYSKSHHFKTIADAVTALLEATHRENQKIKQRTNQSAETVFAQEQKNLLPYRLPLDTYLTSTYKVNKYSFIHVDSNFYSVPDYLVGKEVTVRKNINQIKVYFDDRFLFKANRLIGRHQYHIDIHHYLATLKKKPGAIAHSLALKQATPWLQNIFQTYYNTNPRDFIYLLTIIEQNSLETVQFAIESLKRQGLPIQNHHIINYLLNLNPSQFNTKDLIEAPIEQACYHQLSEISSMYSQGENSWIN
- the istB gene encoding IS21-like element helper ATPase IstB, producing MDQLIKTYTKHLRLPYIHQNLSFHLEQARLENQSYEEFLLNLFQYEVELRQQNGVNTRIRAAKFPYLKHLEELEVAALPLEAQKHYQTLKSLEFIEKKQNVILAGNPGTGKSHTVIGLGIKACQAGYHVYFAHVPTLIIELKEAKNERVLQRLKKKFDKYHLVILDELGYISFDKEGAELLFNFISTRCEKASTMFTTNLPFSRWNEIFHDPIITAAMVDRITHQSYVINMNGTSYRLQQSKKFLENHES